The following coding sequences are from one Enterococcus sp. 4G2_DIV0659 window:
- a CDS encoding dihydroorotase produces the protein MKTLIKNGKIVKKDNQLIPAEIWIEHGKIKAIGESFDEKMFEKVYDAKGQLITPGLVDVHVHLREPGFTYKETIETGSKSAARGGYTTVCAMPNLNPVPDTADKLKEVYDIIQKNAVVKVLQYAPITEELRSEKLTNQKALKEVGAFAFTNDGVGVQTAGTMYLAMKEAAALNMAIVAHTEDESLLFDGVMHEGEVSKKLGLPGILSSTEASQIARDVILAGETGVHYHVCHVSTKESVRVIRDAKRAGVHVTAEVAPHHLILIDENIPEDNGFWKMNPPLRATEDREALIEGLLDGTIDCIATDHAPHGLEEKNQTFLKAPFGIVGSETAFQLIYTHFVETGKFTLEQVIDWMATKPAEIFGLDAGTLTIGSPADIAVFDLSAEELIDDKEFESQGVNTPFVGWKVKGNTLMTFVDGQSAWSKGDA, from the coding sequence ATGAAAACTCTTATCAAAAATGGAAAAATCGTAAAAAAGGACAATCAATTAATCCCAGCAGAAATCTGGATTGAACATGGAAAGATCAAAGCAATCGGTGAGTCTTTTGACGAGAAAATGTTTGAAAAAGTCTACGATGCAAAAGGACAATTAATTACTCCAGGATTAGTTGATGTTCATGTTCATCTAAGAGAACCAGGCTTTACTTACAAAGAAACGATTGAAACTGGCAGTAAATCTGCTGCTAGAGGAGGATACACAACGGTTTGTGCAATGCCTAATTTAAACCCTGTACCCGATACTGCGGATAAATTAAAAGAAGTCTACGATATCATTCAAAAAAATGCTGTAGTAAAAGTATTACAGTACGCTCCAATCACAGAAGAGCTTCGTAGTGAAAAATTAACAAATCAAAAAGCTTTAAAAGAAGTGGGGGCTTTTGCCTTTACAAATGATGGAGTAGGCGTACAAACAGCAGGAACGATGTATCTTGCGATGAAAGAAGCTGCAGCCTTAAACATGGCGATTGTTGCCCACACAGAAGATGAGTCATTGTTATTTGATGGTGTGATGCATGAAGGAGAAGTTTCTAAAAAATTAGGACTTCCAGGGATTTTGAGTTCTACAGAAGCGTCACAGATTGCTCGTGACGTTATTTTAGCAGGCGAAACAGGCGTTCACTACCATGTCTGTCATGTCTCAACTAAAGAAAGTGTACGTGTGATTCGTGATGCTAAGCGTGCTGGCGTTCATGTAACCGCGGAAGTTGCCCCTCATCACTTGATTTTAATCGATGAAAATATTCCAGAAGACAATGGATTTTGGAAAATGAATCCGCCACTACGTGCAACAGAAGATAGAGAAGCATTGATCGAAGGATTATTGGACGGAACTATTGATTGTATTGCAACAGATCATGCCCCACATGGATTAGAAGAAAAGAATCAAACCTTCCTAAAAGCACCTTTTGGTATCGTAGGAAGCGAAACAGCTTTTCAATTAATTTACACGCACTTTGTCGAAACAGGTAAATTTACGCTTGAACAAGTGATCGACTGGATGGCAACGAAGCCAGCAGAAATTTTTGGTCTAGATGCAGGGACATTAACAATAGGCAGTCCAGCAGATATTGCTGTTTTTGACTTGTCGGCAGAAGAATTGATTGACGATAAAGAGTTTGAATCACAAGGAGTAAACACACCGTTTGTTGGTTGGAAGGTCAAAGGAAATACACTAATGACTTTTGTTGATGGACAATCAGCTTGGTCTAAGGGAGATGCATAA